ACGCAAAGTGATGCGTGCCGCCGATACCGGCCGCGCCCTTGGGAGCAAACGGCCATTCGAAAAACGTAATCGCCGTGCCCGGCTTTCCGGTTTCATCACCGAAGTACAAATGATAACTGCCGGGATCGTCGAAATTCACCGTGCGCTTCACAAAACGCTGGCCCAGGACTTTCGTGTAAAAATCCACCGTGCGTTGCGCGTCGGAACAGACGAGGGTGATGTGATGCAGGCCGAGGATGCTCATGTGAAAGGCTCCTAAAAAGAGGGGCAAAGCCGGGCTTGGAGGCAAGGGTATTATTTGTCATCCAAAATTATTTGCCTCCAAGTCCGGCTTTATTTATTTGTTTGCTTGCGGCCGGCTCATCTCAAACACCCGGCCAATCGTCGCGTATTCTGCGCCGCCCAGGCGCGTGATCGGCTGCAGTAACGCAGCATCGATCAAACCGTCGGACCGCAGCAAATCCGCGCGCAGATGATAGCGCACAATTCTGCCCAGAATCAGCGTTGAGGTTGTGCCCTCCACCGGAACGATTTGCGCGATTTTCGCCTCCATGGCAACCCGCGCGACAGCCACCCGCGGCGGTTTTACTTCCAGCGAGGGAATCGTTTCCAGGCCGGCCATTTCGAACTCGTTGACGCCGTATTCCCACTCGCCCGAGGTTAGATTCATCGCTTCGGCCAGGGTTTCATCGACGATATGAATCACAAACTCGCCGGTTTCTTGCACGTTGCGCAGCGTGTCTTTGGGCTTGCCTTTGCGCGCGCCAACGGCAATCATCACTGTCGGGGGATTGGCGGATACGGCGGTAAAAAACGAAAACGGCGCGAGATTGAGCGAACCATCGGCACCCATCGACGAAACCCAGGCGATCGGCCGCGGGGCAATGATGCTCAACAGCAAGCGCGAGGCTTCACGCGGCGGTAAATCGCCCGGCGTCATTGAAATGCTTTTTTGATCCATTAAAAAATCTCTCATGATCGCTTGTTCACTTTGAGAAACTTTGTTGCGGCAGGCTTTCGTTGTTGAATTCCGTTGCCAGCGGATTGCCGTTCGGTGAAAAACTGTACCGGAGAATGAACGGCAGCGACCGCTCCGGAAAACCGAGCGCCTGCGTGATGCCCTTGTCAATCATGAATTGCAGATCGCGTATCTCGACGACATTGCGGCCCTCGCGTTCTTCCATATGAATCCAGGGATAACGCGCGAATTGCAAGTACCAGCGGCTCTCAAGCGTTTGCCGGGCGCGCCGGGAAAATTTGTCTTCAGCGTTTTCATACACCATCACAGACAATTCGTCCGTTTGCAGATTCGAAAAGTAAGCTTGCGCCACGCCGTTAGGCGTTCGCGCAATGCCCATCCAGCGAAAAATGTTGAACGGCTGCGGCAGCGCAGAAATGTTAGTTGCAGAAATGCCATTCTGTTGCAATGCTGTTGCCATGCGCTGTTTGGCAAGATTGTGATTGACCATCTCCGCGCCGAGATAAAACGCAACGAGCGCAACACAGCCGAGAATCAGCTTCCTGCGCGGCTTTGTCCAAAATTTGGCAAGCAACAG
The DNA window shown above is from Cytophagia bacterium CHB2 and carries:
- a CDS encoding flavin reductase family protein; amino-acid sequence: MTPGDLPPREASRLLLSIIAPRPIAWVSSMGADGSLNLAPFSFFTAVSANPPTVMIAVGARKGKPKDTLRNVQETGEFVIHIVDETLAEAMNLTSGEWEYGVNEFEMAGLETIPSLEVKPPRVAVARVAMEAKIAQIVPVEGTTSTLILGRIVRYHLRADLLRSDGLIDAALLQPITRLGGAEYATIGRVFEMSRPQANK
- a CDS encoding metal-dependent hydrolase encodes the protein MDNLTHSLTGALVAKVLEVTRPSHVEDPRDRRSAFWLLVVSANLPDLDVVLGMFSDPIFAMQHHRGLTHSILFAPVFALLPASLFYFWKKLKPFKTAWLLALLGTLVHIFFDVITAYGTQIFSPFSPARHALDWMFIIDPFFTGILVLSLLLAKFWTKPRRKLILGCVALVAFYLGAEMVNHNLAKQRMATALQQNGISATNISALPQPFNIFRWMGIARTPNGVAQAYFSNLQTDELSVMVYENAEDKFSRRARQTLESRWYLQFARYPWIHMEEREGRNVVEIRDLQFMIDKGITQALGFPERSLPFILRYSFSPNGNPLATEFNNESLPQQSFSK